From Lucilia cuprina isolate Lc7/37 chromosome 4, ASM2204524v1, whole genome shotgun sequence:
GGCATAGGTTTTGGTGGTATCTGAGGCTTTATAGGTAATTGAGGCTTTGGTTGTTCTAacttactactactactactactgttATTATTACTCTTACACATTTCTCTCTCCTGATACTCGACATAACCCGATTCATCACTGCACTCAGAATCTGAATCTTGTTTAACATCACGTTGACGTCTAGAACGTCTGGGACGTTGTACTGATGATATACTGCTATTTGTGCACGATAATGTTGGACTCGATTCGTTTAGATTAAGGCCACTTAAAGAGTCTCTGGGGGATGAGCTCATTTTGAGAGTTATTGAACTGGAACTGCTAAAAGTGGTTGCGGCATCACTACTATTACGTTTCTGTAAACGTTCAAAGATTTCCTCAGTTGTTAGGGAGTTGGAATCCAAAGAGGAGGGCCCTTCGAGGTCATGTACAATTTCAccatttgtaaattgtttaagaGCTTGTCTATATTTCAAAGATAAATCATCTTGATTATTGGTTACCGTACTGGCGGTTTCACAACCACTCGATATGGAACCCTCATCAGCACTGTCATTACTTATACGTTTGCTAGCACTCTGTTGGGGGGTAGATGAAGCCGAGGAGACTTCGGATGATATAGAAGACTGCTGTTGATGTTTATATCTAGTTTCCATAACACTACTGGAATTGGTTTCCAAACTACTGCTGCCCTCATCACTGCTCAACGATAGATTGGCCATTTTACGCATAGAATGACGATGTAACATGGTTAATATGGCCGCCTGACGGAAATACATATCATCTTCCTCCTCACCCAAAAAATCTTCCTCACCATCACTACATACTCCCGCACGTCTCATGGTTACCAATTGTTCGGCTTCCTCCTCTTCGGTGTGTTCATTCAAATGATGGGGATTGAAATCATTTAAAGGATTAGCATTGGGATCATTATTTATACAGGGCAATAAACTTAAAGGTTCTCCTTCGTCTTCGTGATGAGCACCACCAACTGTTTGCTCATCTTTTAAATCACTTAAACTGCCACAACTATTGCTGATGTTCTTATTCAATTGTCTCTCGAAATAGGGCAACAATTCATTGGTCAAAGAAGCATTGGTATCGTAGTcattgtgttttaatattttctcaaaATCATCCGAATCATCGGAGCCATAATTGGTATCACCCGGTTTCTTTCCCTTGTCTATTTCCTTTAAATCTTTGGTTTCATTTAATGCTAgcggctgttgttgttgttgttgtttaccaCCACAGCAGGGACTGTCCGAGGAACCACAGCTTACTGGTCTAAGTTTACCAGTTCTGCGTATGGAATGACCACGACGGCAACGTCTTCTGCCTAAAGTCATGGCTGGATATAAAGAATCCTTTTGACAGCATGGTTTCATTTCAGGTTCATTGGTCTCTTCCACTTCCTCTCCCTCTTCGCCAATGGCCTCTTCAATGGCCATTAATTTGGGTGCCGATTTCGATCTTTCCAAAGGCGGACGATAGTTATTACTGCCCACACTTAGCAAAATCTTACGTCTTGGCAAACTGGGGTTGTCATAGACAGCATTAGCAAGACTTAAGCGAGCATTCTGTTTGAGAATTTTCTCACGTTTAAATTCACGCAGAGCACACTCAAGATTGGCCTGTAAAATGAGGGAAAAAATCgtcaagaaattaaaattatatttctatttttaagagAAACAATATATGCCATAAGAAAATCTCTTTTACTCACCTTTAAAGTATCACAGATTTCTTGTACTTGTTTCTCTTTACTACACAAAACAGCATGACATCTCAGTTCGTGCTTTAGCTTACGGCCCTCATGACGATAAATCCAACAGAAGACACGTGGATAGTTCTTTGGTGCACAGCAATGTGTGATACGATTGGCCCAATATTCTGTTAGTCCGTGTTGTCTGGTTGTTGCTTTCAAACCAGAGGCACATACTTTTAGGCGCATTATTACGTCGGGTTTATTATTTTGCGTATAATTGCGCCACAGCGTATTTAACTGCTTTTCCACACAACCTTCGCCTGAGcggaaaaataataatgaaaaattatattaatattaactattttatacaaatgtttaatatttttcaacaataacaTGTGTTATTTAAATTCATCCTTACCTTTTGCCCATCCCGTCAAAACATTGCCCAAATATGACACCTTAAATTCTGGATCCGGTGAACTAATATCCACACTATGCGTACGTTTCCACCACAGTTTACCCAAACCTCTGGATATGGTGCGCATAGCCTTAGAACCCAAATCATCGTGACGTGATTCATGAAAATGTTCCAAAGCCAACATTTCACTATCCAATGTATCCGAATTGGTCATTGTTTTTTCGATTAGCACAACTGGAGGTGATGCTACATCAGCATCATCTTTGGCATAACGTTTGAAACGTTCCAAATAGGGACCGCTAGAACGACGTCTACCGCCATAGGTATTGAATTTTCCGGTTGACACTTTCTTCTCTTCTTTATCGAATTTTTTGGCATTATAGGTATTGCCCAGAAGACGTGATATGGAAGagcttttaacaaatttattgtgTCTGGGTGGTGTGCCTATGGGTACAGGTGTGGGTTGACAGGGAAATCCTGAATCTGTGGTAGCACTATCTGACTTTTCTTGGTTTTTATGATTGtctttttttgctaatttttgttCATCTAATGATTTGGATTTTTTGCTAAAACCAAATATTGTTAAACGTTCCTTTGGTTTTTGactgttattgttttgttgttgttgattgttggttgttgtttttggcactttgttgttgttgatgatgttgtgtgttaaattatttatattgttattaagattatgattgttgttattattgtgagAGACTTTAACAAAATCTACTTCATCTTTGGACAGGGTTTCTTCCGGTGCTGCAGTTGCTCCGGCTGTTACATTTATTGTAGCCATTTTATTTTGcgtttcttttaatatttgtactggagttttgttttaagtttatttgtttacttttattattgtttattttctattttacaataaaatgttgtaatctttataaaaacacacataataATCCTTTAGATTCaattgcaaaataatatttcaacaaattaaagCTGCTGgtagatttttaacaaaactgtaaagagataatatttaaaaaaaataatttgtttatagtttttgtttaaaactttcttaaaaatatagatatttaactttattatgattaaaatctattttattctTTCTAACAAGTTTCAACGCTTTCGCTGTTACTGTGTTTAGTGTTTAAACAAGTTGTCATATGTATGGTAACTCTGTTTTCATATGTAAACAAACTTTACACCaactaacatttttgtttaaaattacatttatatgTTTTGAGAATGATTTGTGTGATATAGGTAttagaaaataatgttaaacCATTTATGTTAAGTCATTTCTTAACTTAAAACACATTATTTCCAAttgaatataattatatttattatcttAATAAATTATCTTAGAAAAAGTAAAGAAGGCCAAATGTTCTTATAGACAAACTGAAAGGTGtgttctattaaatttttattctatttttaattgtcaTATCAGAAATTGTGTTAAGATAGTGAAAACATGGTCAATATCAGGGATTTGTTTTGAACTTTAAGAAAATAGTATAGTAAACacttaaaaattcaattgtatttaatatGAACCAtttgatagataaatagatagatagatagatagatagatagatagatagctagNNNNNNNNNNNNNNNNNNNNNNNNNNNNNNNNNNNNNNNNNNNNNNNNNNNNNNNNNNNNNNNNNNNNNNNNNNNNNNNNNNNNNNNNNNNNNNNNNNNNatctatctatctatctatctatctatctatctatctatctatctatctatctatctatctatctatctatttatctatctatctatctatctatctatctatctatgtatgtatccatctatctatctatctatccatctatctatctacttatttGCCTACTACAGTTCTATATATCTTATTTTGCAATACGTGATCTTTGATTCAAGCTCTTTTTCTCGAATCATTCATTTCACGTATAATAATTATTGATTGCTTAGTTTGGGTTTACCAAACcatgttattaaattaataaatcagAGTACAATttgtcaagtttttttttttttttaataatacgtTTATCTTATCGTTATTGGCTGGTTTGACACACTTgtgttttctaattttattttattttattatggtaTTTTTCTAACACCCTTAATAATTCTCAACAACTCTCGTGATTTAATGGTTTTATTAgacactttttaataatttttatttctattaattttaagataatttcttatttagaaaagatgttttatttttatttttttttttttttttttttgtagaattgttTTGCTAATGTTTTGACAAAGTTCTGAATTCATTCCTTCTCATTCTTACTCATTATGCCTTTTATTAAGCAGCCATGCATGTGTCGCTAAATGCCTACTAATCAAAAGAACACCTTTAGTAGGATTTGTGTTTggatgtgtgtttgtttgtgttttgttgatattaaataatttgactTTTCGTCGCCTTCGTCGTCATCGTCGTTTACTACAATTGTCGTTTAATATTCATATACTAACTCTACATTTACACTCACATATTCTTATTACTCTCATTCGTTAGTTAGTTGAGGAGATAATACTAAGTAcgacaacagcaaaaacaacaaatattaacattaaagagcaaaaacaacaaatcgtTTGAAAAAATggtttgaatatttatttggagaaatgaaaaaaacagaCAGTTAACAGTCATGTCTCAATGCAGAACATTTTAACGGAAATTTTAGAATTCAAAAacgaattaatttttattatttcttaagaaacttccttttaaaatttacgtgattttttttttgttcttttgtaaTGTGTGAAAAATTGTGGGAAACAATTTCTACATTAAACTAAACGAAAAAACTGAAGTGTTAATTGTAAACAATTAGTAAAGttgtttattaacaaacaaaattgatttatttaatttacaaatttttgttgattaatGAAACAAAGTTGAaagaccaacaaaaaaaaaggtattaaaaccataaaaaatttatcagctaaaaagaccaaaaaaatattccataaaaatatcgaaaaaataataaatgcaataataaaaaaaagtaacgaAAATCAAGCTATAtaatgaatgaaatgaaaaatatctagattaaataccaaaaattcATTGAgtgaaaaagaattttaaaaatattttattttgaataataaaaaaaagtaaattttgaatgtaatgaagaaaacatttataaaagtgaattaaaaagtgaaaaagtcataaatgcaagaaaaataaataaaaagtatttgactgacaaaaatattattaaaaattgtacaaaaattttattttaaaaatattttaaaataaaatcttgttaatataacaataaaacaaaaaacgtttCTTCAAAATACATCTGCAATTTCAAAACCACCTATAAAAAATCGTTAACAATTTTGTGATTTGAAAGTTCCTTTATTatcaattaagtttttaaaattaaaataaaaagtgtaagtttttttctgcttaataaaaaataaatatttaagtttaaaaatttataattttagtatttgtaacaaattttataaaactagaaaagttttagattttttttgtaatttcaagaattttgtcttcaaaaaaaaaggggttaaaataaagttttttgaatCAAAACATTATTAGACTTCTATACActgtttctatagaacatttgcTGAatccaataaaaatattattggaaTCCCGAgacgtttttctttaataatattccgtaataataattaataaaataaagttttgtctTTAGAAAAAATCTGACCTCttgacaactttttctttagagaaaCAAGTCTATCTATATATTGTGTGTttacttatatatttatgtatgtatgtatgtatgtatgtatgtatgtatgtatgtatgtatgtatctatacagctatctatctatctatctatctatctatctgtctgtctgtctgtctgtctgtctgtctgtctgtctgtctgtctgtctgtctgtctgtctgtctgtctgtctgtctatctatctatctatctatctatctatctatctatctatctatctatctatctatctatctatctatctatctatctatctatatatctatctatctatcaatctatctatctatctatctatctatctatctatctatatatctgtatatctatctgtatatctatctatctatctatttatctatttatctatttatctatttatctatttatct
This genomic window contains:
- the LOC111687707 gene encoding uncharacterized protein LOC111687707 translates to MATINVTAGATAAPEETLSKDEVDFVKVSHNNNNNHNLNNNINNLTHNIINNNKVPKTTTNNQQQQNNNSQKPKERLTIFGFSKKSKSLDEQKLAKKDNHKNQEKSDSATTDSGFPCQPTPVPIGTPPRHNKFVKSSSISRLLGNTYNAKKFDKEEKKVSTGKFNTYGGRRRSSGPYLERFKRYAKDDADVASPPVVLIEKTMTNSDTLDSEMLALEHFHESRHDDLGSKAMRTISRGLGKLWWKRTHSVDISSPDPEFKVSYLGNVLTGWAKGEGCVEKQLNTLWRNYTQNNKPDVIMRLKVCASGLKATTRQHGLTEYWANRITHCCAPKNYPRVFCWIYRHEGRKLKHELRCHAVLCSKEKQVQEICDTLKANLECALREFKREKILKQNARLSLANAVYDNPSLPRRKILLSVGSNNYRPPLERSKSAPKLMAIEEAIGEEGEEVEETNEPEMKPCCQKDSLYPAMTLGRRRCRRGHSIRRTGKLRPVSCGSSDSPCCGGKQQQQQQPLALNETKDLKEIDKGKKPGDTNYGSDDSDDFEKILKHNDYDTNASLTNELLPYFERQLNKNISNSCGSLSDLKDEQTVGGAHHEDEGEPLSLLPCINNDPNANPLNDFNPHHLNEHTEEEEAEQLVTMRRAGVCSDGEEDFLGEEEDDMYFRQAAILTMLHRHSMRKMANLSLSSDEGSSSLETNSSSVMETRYKHQQQSSISSEVSSASSTPQQSASKRISNDSADEGSISSGCETASTVTNNQDDLSLKYRQALKQFTNGEIVHDLEGPSSLDSNSLTTEEIFERLQKRNSSDAATTFSSSSSITLKMSSSPRDSLSGLNLNESSPTLSCTNSSISSVQRPRRSRRQRDVKQDSDSECSDESGYVEYQEREMCKSNNNSSSSSSKLEQPKPQLPIKPQIPPKPMPRRFINIHNNATATATIPTTTTV